One genomic window of Numida meleagris isolate 19003 breed g44 Domestic line chromosome 1, NumMel1.0, whole genome shotgun sequence includes the following:
- the DCBLD2 gene encoding discoidin, CUB and LCCL domain-containing protein 2 isoform X2, giving the protein MDGLITSRSNEVTVQFMSGVHTSGRGFLAAYSTTDKSDLITCLDNASHFSEPEFNKYCPAGCVIPFADISGTIPHGYRDSSSLCMAGVHAGVVSNILGGQINVVISKGIPYYEGSLANNVTSKVGPLSTSLFTFKTSGCYGTLGMESGVISDLQITASSILEWPDQTGRVNTWKPKNARLKRHGPPWAALDSDERQWLQIDLNKEKRITGIITTGSTLAEYYYYVSAYRILYSDDAQKWTVYREPGIHKDKVFQGNTELYQEVRNNFIPPIIARFVRINPLKWHQKIAMKVELLGCQFSIVRAPKITMLPPPPPQDNNNKVDDFSEDFIHSVKTSLQTDKTTFTPEIKNTTVTPSVTKDVALAAVLVPVLVMVFTTLILILVCAWHWRNRKKKTEGTYDLPYWDRAGWWKGMKQFLPTKSAEHEETPVRYSSSEIGRLRPREVPTMLQTESAEYAQPLVGGIVGTLHQRSTFKPEEGKEASYADLDPYNSPVQEVYHAYAEPLPITGPEYATPIVMDMSSHPSTPLGVPSISTFKAAGNQAPSLVGTYNKLLSRTDSASSAQALYDTPKGQPGPGAADELVYQVPQSTAHSTATKDEPS; this is encoded by the exons ATGGATGGCTTAATAACTTCAAGAAGTAATGAAGTCACAGTACAGTTCATGAGTGGAGTACACACTTCAGGGCGTGGATTTCTCGCAGCTTACTCAACCACTGACAAATCAG acCTAATTACCTGTTTAGACAATGCAAGTCACTTTTCCGAACCAGAATTCAA taagtATTGCCCAGCTGGATGTGTGATTCCTTTTGCGGATATTTCAGGCACTATTCCCCATGGATACAGAGAT TCATCGTCACTTTGCATGGCTGGCGTTCATGCAGGCGTCGTGTCAAATATTCTGGGTGGCCAAATTAACGTTGTAATCAGCAAAGGCATTCCATATTATGAAGGCTCCCTGGCTAACAATGTCACCTCAAAAGT GGGACCGTTATCTACAAGTCTCTTCACATTTAAGACTAGCG GTTGTTATGGGACACTGGGAATGGAATCCGGGGTAATCTCTGATTTGCAGATCACAGCATCATCTATTCTTGAGTGGCCTGACCAAACAGGACGAGTGAACACTTGGAAACCTAAAAATGCCAGACTGAAAAGGCACGGGCCTCCTTGGGCTGCTTTGGACAGTGATGAACGTCAGTGGCTGCAGATAGACttgaataaagaaaagagaattacaG GTATTATAACTACTGGATCAACCTTAGCAGAGTACTACTATTATGTCTCAGCCTACAGAATTTTATACAGTGATGATGCACAAAAGTGGACAGTATACAGAGAACCTGGCATTCATAAAGACAAG gtATTTCAAGGGAACACTGAATTGTACCAGGAAGTTCGCAATAATTTCATCCCACCCATTATTGCACGATTTGTTAGGATTAACCCCTTAAAATGGCACCAGAAAATTGCAATGAAAGTAGAATTGCTAGGATGTCAGTTCAGTATAG tccGTGCACCTAAAATCACCATGCTGcctccaccaccacctcagGACAACAACAACAAGGTTGATGACTTCAGTGAGGACTTCATCCACTCGGTGAAGACTTCGTTGCAGACAGATAAAACAACTTTCacaccagaaataaaaaacaccacGGTGACTCCAAGCGTAACCAAAG ATGTGGCATTGGCAGCAGTTCTGGTTCCAGTGCTGGTGATGGTCTTCACTACTCTGATTCTTATCTTAGTTTGTGCGTGGCATTGGAGAAACCG caagaaaaaaaccGAGGGCACGTATGATCTACCTTACTGGGATCGTGCAG GATGGTGGAAAGGAATGAAGCAGTTTCTCCCCACCAAGTCAGCAGAACATGAAGAAACTCCTGTACGctacagcagcagtgaaattGGTCGCCTCAGACCAAGAGAAGTTCCAACAATGTTGCAGACAGAATCTGCAG AGTACGCTCAGCCACTGGTAGGGGGCATTGTCGGCACGCTTCATCAGAGATCGACCTTCAAaccagaggaaggaaaagaagcaagtTACGCTGATTTGGACCCTTACAATTCGCCTGTACAAGAAGTTTATCATGCCTATGCTGAACCACTACCTATAACTGGACCAGAATACGCGACTCCAATAGTCATGGACATGTCCAGCCATCCCAGCACACCTCTTGGTGTTCCTTCCATTTCCACCTTCAAAGCTGCAGGGAATCAAGCTCCTTCACTGGTGGGAACTTACAATAAGCTCTTGTCCAGGACAGACAGCGCATCCTCAGCACAGGCACTGTATGACACACCAAAGGGACAGCCGGGGCCGGGCGCTGCTGACGAGTTGGTCTACCAGGTACCACAGAGCACGGCCCATTCCACCGCCACTAAGGATGAACCAAGTTAG
- the LOC110400229 gene encoding cell cycle control protein 50C-like isoform X1, with translation MYYGLQNFYQNHRRYVLSRSDEQLLGRDVDVQNTYCAPFAAYQNGTPMAPCGAIANSMFNDTIDLFYNFNSTVIQVPLLKTGNSWWTDKNVKFRNPASRNLSAAFAGTARPPYWHKPVYLLDEEDEKNNGYINDDFIIWMRVSAFATFRNLYRRVSRKGRFTDGLPAGNYTYHISYNFPVSKFKGKKYVILSTMVWSGGSNPFLGIAYLVCGTAATLTGFIITAIHLKLRKKKTYFQRR, from the exons ATGTACTATGGCCTGCAAAACTTCTATCAAAACCATCGTCGATACGTGCTGTCAAGAAGTGATGAACAATTGTTGGGTCGAGATGTAGAT GTTCAGAACACCTACTGTGCACCCTTTGCTGCTTACCAAAATGGAACACCAATGGCCCCGTGCGGTGCAATTGCCAACAGCATGTTCAATG ATACTATTGATCTTTTTTACAATTTTAACTCAACTGTTATTCAAGTACCGCTGCTGAAGACTGGAAACAGTTGGTGGacagataaaaatgtgaaatttcgCAATCCAGCATCACGCAATCTCTCTGCTGCATTTGCAG gaACAGCAAGACCTCCTTATTGGCATAAACCAGTGTATTTGTTAgatgaggaagatgaaaagaacaATGGTTATATAAATGATGACTTTATTATCTGGATGCGAGTATCAGCCTTTGCTACATTCAGAAACCTTTATCGTCGTGTCAGCCGGAAAGGGAGGTTTACTGATGGCCTCCCAGCAGGGAATTATACTTACCATATTTCCTACA ACTTCCCTGTTTCCAAATTCAAGGGGAAGAAGTACGTGATTCTTTCAACCATGGTATGGAGCGGAGGAAGTAATCCATTCCTGGGAATTGCCTACTTGGTTTGTGGCACAGCAGCAACCCTGACAGGTTTTATCATAACTGCCATCCACTTAAAgctcagaaaaaagaaaacatactttcAGAGACGCTGA
- the LOC110400229 gene encoding cell cycle control protein 50C-like isoform X2 yields MAPCGAIANSMFNDTIDLFYNFNSTVIQVPLLKTGNSWWTDKNVKFRNPASRNLSAAFAGTARPPYWHKPVYLLDEEDEKNNGYINDDFIIWMRVSAFATFRNLYRRVSRKGRFTDGLPAGNYTYHISYNFPVSKFKGKKYVILSTMVWSGGSNPFLGIAYLVCGTAATLTGFIITAIHLKLRKKKTYFQRR; encoded by the exons ATGGCCCCGTGCGGTGCAATTGCCAACAGCATGTTCAATG ATACTATTGATCTTTTTTACAATTTTAACTCAACTGTTATTCAAGTACCGCTGCTGAAGACTGGAAACAGTTGGTGGacagataaaaatgtgaaatttcgCAATCCAGCATCACGCAATCTCTCTGCTGCATTTGCAG gaACAGCAAGACCTCCTTATTGGCATAAACCAGTGTATTTGTTAgatgaggaagatgaaaagaacaATGGTTATATAAATGATGACTTTATTATCTGGATGCGAGTATCAGCCTTTGCTACATTCAGAAACCTTTATCGTCGTGTCAGCCGGAAAGGGAGGTTTACTGATGGCCTCCCAGCAGGGAATTATACTTACCATATTTCCTACA ACTTCCCTGTTTCCAAATTCAAGGGGAAGAAGTACGTGATTCTTTCAACCATGGTATGGAGCGGAGGAAGTAATCCATTCCTGGGAATTGCCTACTTGGTTTGTGGCACAGCAGCAACCCTGACAGGTTTTATCATAACTGCCATCCACTTAAAgctcagaaaaaagaaaacatactttcAGAGACGCTGA